From the Nodularia sp. NIES-3585 genome, one window contains:
- a CDS encoding SDR family oxidoreductase, which produces MNKTNQVQHKQTALITGAAGGIGYELAYIFASHDYNLVLVDRIEVKLQEIALKFQGEFGNLVKTIVKDLSISTSPQEIFTELQAANIQVDVLVNNAGFGIYGLFHETDLTAELEMLQLNVVCLTHLTKLFLKDMVKQGYGKILNVSSAAAFQPGPLMAVYFATKGYILSFSEAIANELEGTGVTVTVLCPGSTASAFHERTGMADSKLLKGKRMMDAATVAKIGYAALMKGQTIVIPGLINQILAKSVSFTPRKLVTKIVRNMQEDK; this is translated from the coding sequence ATGAACAAAACAAATCAAGTTCAGCACAAACAAACTGCTCTGATTACTGGGGCTGCGGGTGGTATTGGCTACGAATTAGCATATATTTTTGCCTCTCATGATTACAATTTGGTATTAGTAGACCGAATTGAGGTAAAGCTCCAAGAAATTGCTCTGAAATTTCAAGGGGAATTTGGCAATTTAGTGAAAACTATAGTCAAGGATTTATCTATATCCACATCTCCTCAAGAAATTTTTACGGAGTTACAAGCAGCAAACATTCAAGTTGATGTATTAGTAAATAATGCCGGATTTGGCATCTATGGATTGTTTCACGAAACAGACCTAACGGCTGAATTGGAAATGCTACAACTGAATGTGGTGTGTCTCACCCATTTAACTAAGCTCTTCCTGAAGGATATGGTCAAGCAAGGCTACGGGAAAATATTAAACGTTTCTTCGGCTGCGGCTTTTCAACCAGGGCCATTGATGGCGGTCTATTTTGCTACCAAGGGTTATATTTTATCATTTTCAGAGGCGATCGCTAATGAATTAGAAGGTACAGGTGTCACAGTGACGGTGCTTTGCCCAGGCTCAACTGCATCTGCCTTTCATGAACGAACGGGGATGGCAGACTCTAAACTGCTCAAGGGTAAAAGGATGATGGATGCCGCAACAGTAGCTAAAATTGGTTATGCGGCCTTAATGAAAGGCCAAACTATTGTCATTCCTGGTCTGATCAATCAAATCCTGGCAAAAAGCGTCAGTTTTACACCTAGAAAACTAGTAACAAAAATTGTCAGAAATATGCAAGAAGATAAGTAA
- a CDS encoding PfaD family polyunsaturated fatty acid/polyketide biosynthesis protein: MIPVDTLPDQHNNSLKFPTNPHSQNLTWKGALDSVSFDQSAIKNKLLTLDKPCYILKIAGKIGVTNEGYLCPPENNTTAQPELLTVIPPINLQQLGDSNFLAAHGVKYAYVTGAMAGGIASEEMVIALGKAKILSSFGAGGLPPERLETAIKRIQSALPHGPYAFNLIHSPNDMAIERRAVNLYLKYQVRTVEASAFLDLTPNIVYYRVAGLSLNDANQIEIKNKVIAKVSRREVASKFLQPAPARILKELLEQGLITDLQAKLATKVPMADDITVEADSGGHTDNRPLVCLLPSIISLRNEIQEQFQYQQPIRIGVAGGIATPESALAAFMMGAAYIMTGSINQSCVESGACDYTKKLLAQAEMADMIMAPAADMFEMGVKLQVLKRGTMFPMRAQKLYELYRNYNSIEEIPLAEREKLEKQIFRKTLAEVWEGTASYLSQKNPEKLGKAVNNPKLKMALIFRWYLGLSSRWSSSGEKGREVDYQIWCGPAMGSFNDWVRGSYLAEPNNRRVVDVAHHIMTGAAFLYRIQSLKIQGMQIPDDYSQYCPDFSQLLEM; encoded by the coding sequence GTGATTCCCGTAGACACACTACCAGACCAACACAATAATAGCCTAAAATTTCCCACCAATCCCCACAGCCAAAACCTCACCTGGAAAGGTGCATTAGATAGTGTATCCTTCGATCAATCAGCTATCAAAAACAAACTACTAACATTAGATAAACCCTGCTACATCCTGAAAATTGCCGGAAAAATCGGGGTAACAAACGAAGGCTACTTATGCCCTCCTGAAAATAACACCACAGCACAACCAGAACTCCTCACCGTCATTCCCCCAATCAATTTACAACAACTAGGAGACTCAAACTTCCTAGCTGCACATGGCGTAAAATATGCCTATGTAACTGGTGCAATGGCTGGCGGAATAGCCTCCGAAGAAATGGTTATTGCATTAGGAAAAGCCAAAATATTGAGTTCATTTGGTGCAGGTGGCTTACCTCCAGAACGTTTAGAAACAGCCATTAAACGCATTCAATCAGCCTTACCTCATGGCCCTTACGCCTTCAATTTAATTCACAGCCCTAACGACATGGCAATTGAACGCCGTGCTGTGAACTTATACCTTAAATATCAAGTAAGAACCGTAGAAGCTTCAGCATTTTTAGATTTAACCCCCAACATAGTTTATTACCGTGTGGCCGGACTAAGTTTAAATGATGCCAATCAAATTGAAATCAAAAACAAAGTCATTGCCAAAGTTTCGCGGCGAGAAGTAGCCAGTAAATTTCTCCAACCAGCACCAGCCAGAATACTTAAAGAATTACTTGAACAAGGATTAATTACTGATTTACAAGCCAAATTGGCAACTAAAGTACCGATGGCTGATGATATCACCGTCGAAGCCGATTCTGGCGGACATACAGATAATCGTCCTTTAGTCTGTTTATTGCCTTCTATTATTAGTTTGCGGAATGAAATCCAAGAACAATTTCAATATCAACAACCCATTAGAATTGGAGTAGCTGGCGGAATTGCCACACCAGAATCAGCCTTAGCAGCTTTTATGATGGGTGCTGCTTACATTATGACTGGCTCAATTAATCAGTCCTGCGTTGAATCTGGAGCTTGTGATTATACAAAAAAATTATTAGCTCAAGCCGAAATGGCGGATATGATTATGGCTCCAGCCGCCGATATGTTTGAAATGGGCGTAAAACTGCAAGTCCTCAAACGCGGCACAATGTTTCCCATGCGGGCGCAAAAGTTGTATGAATTGTACCGCAACTATAACTCAATTGAAGAAATTCCCCTGGCAGAAAGAGAGAAATTAGAAAAGCAAATTTTCCGCAAAACTCTGGCCGAAGTCTGGGAAGGAACAGCCAGTTATTTATCCCAGAAAAACCCCGAAAAATTAGGCAAGGCGGTTAATAATCCGAAGCTGAAAATGGCGTTGATTTTTCGCTGGTATTTAGGATTATCTTCCCGGTGGTCTAGTTCTGGGGAGAAAGGTAGAGAAGTCGATTATCAAATTTGGTGTGGCCCGGCAATGGGTAGTTTTAATGATTGGGTGCGCGGTTCTTATTTAGCTGAACCAAATAATCGTCGGGTAGTTGATGTTGCTCATCACATCATGACTGGAGCAGCATTTTTATATCGCATTCAAAGCTTGAAAATTCAAGGAATGCAAATTCCCGATGATTACAGTCAATATTGCCCAGATTTTTCTCAATTATTGGAGATGTAA
- the hetI gene encoding 4'-phosphopantetheinyl transferase HetI → MTALNHLWLPVPTDLTLLPNDAHVWRINLDIPEAQRQNLLTTLSGDEVSRANRFHFQEHRQHFIAGRGILRSILGRYLGIEPQQVLFDYEERGKPVLADTLAKSGLWFNLSHSQGLGLCAVNYHNRIGVDLEYMRPMSDLEALAKRFFLPSEYEVVRSLSPQQQQEAFFRYWTCKEAYLKATGEGLAQLEQIEILLNPTEPAQLKTSENWSLFELTPAQDYLGAVVVEGSGCHLKYWQY, encoded by the coding sequence ATGACGGCTCTTAATCATTTGTGGCTACCTGTACCGACAGATTTGACTTTATTACCAAATGATGCTCACGTCTGGCGGATTAACCTTGATATACCAGAAGCACAGCGACAAAATTTGCTCACTACCCTTTCGGGTGACGAAGTTTCTCGTGCTAATCGATTCCATTTTCAGGAGCATCGGCAGCATTTTATCGCGGGTCGCGGTATCCTACGGAGTATATTGGGTCGCTACTTGGGTATTGAGCCGCAACAAGTACTGTTTGATTATGAAGAGCGTGGCAAACCAGTATTGGCGGATACTTTAGCTAAGAGTGGCTTATGGTTTAACTTGTCTCATTCCCAGGGTTTAGGGCTGTGTGCCGTAAATTATCACAATCGAATTGGGGTAGATTTAGAGTATATGCGCCCAATGTCGGATCTAGAAGCCTTAGCCAAAAGGTTCTTTTTACCGAGTGAATATGAGGTAGTGCGATCGCTATCTCCTCAGCAACAGCAAGAAGCATTTTTCCGTTACTGGACTTGTAAGGAAGCATATTTAAAAGCTACTGGAGAAGGACTAGCTCAGTTAGAACAAATTGAAATATTACTCAATCCTACCGAACCAGCCCAGTTAAAGACATCTGAAAATTGGAGTCTCTTTGAGCTAACACCTGCTCAGGATTATCTTGGTGCTGTGGTTGTGGAGGGTTCTGGTTGTCATTTGAAGTATTGGCAATACTAA
- the chlP gene encoding geranylgeranyl reductase yields the protein MTLRVAVVGSGPAGSSAAETLAKAGIETYLFERKLDNAKPCGGAIPLCMVDEFDLPPEIIDRRVRKMKMISPSNREVNINIVKEDEYIGMCRREVLDGFLRDRAAKLGANLINATVHKLDIPTNNTNPYTIHYVDHTEGGSQGITKTLKVDLVIGADGANSRIAKEMDAGDYNYAIAFQERIRLPQDKMDYYNDLAEMYVGNDVSTDFYAWVFPKYDHVAVGTGTMQVNKASIKQLQAGIRARASEKLAGGKIIKVEAHPIPEHPRPRRVVGRIALVGDAAGYVTKSSGEGIYFAAKSGRMCAETIVEMSNNGASIPTEKDLKIYLKRWDKKYGLTYKVLDILQTVFYRSDATREAFVEMCDDLDVQKLTFDSYLYKTVVPANPFTQLKITAKTLGSLIRGNALAP from the coding sequence TTGACACTACGGGTTGCTGTTGTTGGGTCGGGCCCTGCTGGTTCATCTGCCGCTGAAACGCTGGCGAAAGCAGGAATTGAAACTTACCTGTTTGAGCGGAAACTAGACAATGCCAAGCCCTGCGGGGGTGCGATTCCCCTGTGTATGGTGGATGAATTTGACCTACCACCAGAGATTATTGACCGCCGAGTGCGGAAGATGAAAATGATTTCACCTTCCAATCGTGAGGTTAATATCAATATAGTAAAAGAAGACGAATATATAGGAATGTGCCGCCGGGAAGTGCTGGATGGTTTCCTGCGTGACCGGGCGGCAAAACTGGGGGCAAATTTAATTAATGCCACTGTTCATAAACTGGATATACCCACAAATAACACCAACCCTTATACAATCCACTACGTTGACCATACAGAAGGTGGTTCACAGGGGATTACTAAAACTCTAAAAGTAGATTTAGTGATTGGGGCAGATGGGGCTAATTCTCGCATTGCCAAAGAAATGGATGCTGGGGATTATAACTATGCGATCGCTTTCCAAGAGCGAATCCGTTTACCCCAGGATAAAATGGACTACTATAACGACTTAGCCGAAATGTATGTCGGCAATGACGTTTCCACCGACTTCTACGCCTGGGTTTTCCCCAAATACGACCACGTAGCCGTCGGGACTGGCACAATGCAAGTCAATAAAGCCAGCATCAAACAGTTACAAGCTGGTATCCGCGCCCGTGCTTCCGAAAAGTTAGCAGGCGGGAAAATTATCAAAGTCGAAGCGCACCCCATACCAGAACATCCCCGTCCCCGTCGTGTAGTCGGTAGGATTGCTTTGGTAGGAGATGCAGCTGGTTACGTTACCAAGTCCTCTGGTGAAGGTATTTACTTTGCAGCTAAATCTGGGCGGATGTGTGCTGAAACCATTGTGGAAATGTCTAACAATGGTGCAAGTATTCCCACAGAAAAAGACCTCAAGATTTACTTGAAGCGTTGGGATAAAAAATACGGACTCACCTACAAAGTGCTGGACATTCTCCAAACTGTGTTCTACCGTTCCGACGCTACCCGCGAAGCCTTTGTGGAAATGTGCGATGACCTTGATGTGCAGAAGCTAACATTTGATAGCTATCTGTATAAGACAGTTGTCCCCGCCAACCCCTTCACCCAACTAAAAATTACTGCCAAAACTCTTGGTAGTCTGATTCGCGGTA
- a CDS encoding thioester reductase domain-containing protein, protein MTLKQTYSAADIQAWLVTNLAELIGVETDEIDISENLETYGLDSAQAMTLVSKLEKLLGFQPSPVLLWHYPNIDSLSQRLAEELQEGLEVKDGQVNASVVNLADEVVLDPTIHPSNAVSVFTGEPKHIFLTGGTGFLGAFIIRELLQETDADIYCLVRAANAEEGKTKLQKNLEQYAIWDEKFNTRLIAVVGDLAQPLLGIDSEQFHILASNIDTIYHSAALLNYVYPYSALKTANVLGTQEILRLACQTKVKPVHYVSSIAVFESTAYAGHLVEEQDEFNHWEGIYLGYSQTKWVAEKLVKVARDRGLPVTIHRPPLISGDSKTGICNTHDFINLMTKGCLQMGSFPDVDYMLDMSPVDYVSKAVVYLSRQKQSIGKAFHLQHPQPISLKDLVEWVRSFGYPVEMIPYEQWQSELINNVSSVENPLYTLRPFLLERWSDEQLTIPDLYLQARRPTISCQETLKALAGSSIVCPPIDSQLLMTYTSYLIQTGFLTLA, encoded by the coding sequence ATGACTCTAAAACAAACTTATAGCGCCGCAGATATTCAAGCATGGCTAGTGACTAACTTGGCTGAGTTAATTGGGGTAGAAACTGATGAGATAGACATCAGCGAGAATTTAGAAACCTATGGTTTAGATTCCGCACAAGCAATGACTTTGGTTAGCAAATTAGAAAAATTGTTGGGATTTCAACCATCTCCGGTTTTGCTATGGCACTACCCTAATATTGATTCTCTTTCACAGCGTTTAGCTGAAGAATTACAAGAAGGTTTAGAGGTTAAAGACGGTCAAGTTAACGCTTCAGTTGTCAATTTGGCAGATGAAGTTGTGCTTGATCCCACTATTCATCCTAGTAATGCAGTGAGTGTGTTTACGGGTGAACCAAAGCATATCTTTTTAACCGGGGGAACTGGTTTTTTAGGCGCTTTTATTATCCGGGAACTACTACAAGAAACTGATGCGGATATATATTGCTTAGTCCGGGCTGCTAATGCAGAAGAAGGCAAAACTAAACTGCAAAAGAATTTAGAACAGTATGCAATTTGGGATGAGAAATTTAATACTCGACTGATTGCTGTTGTTGGTGATTTAGCTCAACCACTTTTGGGTATTGATTCTGAACAGTTCCACATCTTAGCTAGCAATATTGATACCATTTATCATAGTGCGGCTTTGCTAAATTATGTTTATCCCTATTCAGCACTGAAAACAGCTAACGTTTTAGGAACTCAAGAAATTTTGAGGTTAGCTTGTCAAACCAAAGTTAAACCTGTGCATTATGTTTCCAGTATCGCTGTTTTTGAATCAACTGCTTATGCTGGTCATTTGGTTGAGGAACAGGATGAATTTAATCATTGGGAAGGTATTTACCTTGGTTATTCTCAGACTAAATGGGTTGCAGAAAAATTAGTCAAGGTTGCCCGTGATAGAGGTTTACCTGTAACTATTCACAGACCGCCATTAATCTCAGGAGATAGCAAAACAGGTATCTGTAATACCCATGATTTTATCAATTTGATGACCAAAGGCTGTCTACAAATGGGAAGTTTTCCTGATGTAGATTATATGTTAGATATGTCCCCTGTGGACTATGTAAGTAAAGCTGTTGTTTACCTATCTAGACAAAAACAATCCATTGGGAAAGCATTCCATTTACAACATCCTCAACCCATTTCTTTAAAAGATTTAGTTGAGTGGGTGCGGTCTTTTGGTTATCCTGTGGAAATGATTCCCTACGAACAATGGCAATCAGAGTTAATCAATAATGTCTCTTCTGTAGAGAATCCTTTATACACTCTGCGTCCTTTTTTACTAGAACGCTGGTCTGATGAACAATTGACTATTCCCGATTTGTACCTGCAAGCTAGAAGACCAACTATTAGCTGTCAGGAAACTCTGAAAGCTCTCGCTGGTAGTTCTATTGTTTGTCCACCAATTGATTCGCAATTATTGATGACTTATACTTCTTACTTAATTCAGACTGGCTTTTTAACTCTTGCTTAA
- a CDS encoding S8 family serine peptidase, which produces MKHQKSSLFSTAIAVAFLASGGLLMFSSAAKAAEEEVVAKKTRVIAGQEYTFVKYADRKGNIRSEVRNPQGSVINEKAIPQGKTSPVEPRVLNLMAQVQNSGREETIKINVALNLPVEETEISPESGEVESLNNTIGRVVVNGREISKAELRQQAQENTRLQRGRSLQIARIRGEKLSKWAKRYGLEKKEGIQAAIAQGRAGVTLDLTVAELKKLIESQDPIIEGIELFETPKDTISQAMVATSISSSALPYSTTRGNGIGIYMTESGCADPSRITNYNRLSGTETDHSRNVGGILRAVSPGSFIYCRGSAVLPQSGDLGGVNGNPAIRIVTRSNGGNDTTSYNTVDRDWDNFIYDNNIPAFLSAGNNGNGTGNVGSPAKGLNVITVGNYNDANATISSSSSFVDPETRNSKPEISAPGTNITAGGFTMSGTSMSAPHAAAFLADMMSDVAVLQNRPYLAKANLLAGATDAITGGSDKVGLGGIDFASAHWSGYWNWYYGNNNSFTYFDEQDGTTDGYVEKLIYISNSWPQVKTALSWLNRGNYTYSHRTDAHPIGMDLDLQIYDPNGNFVGGSYSFDNPFESVNFIPTTSGYYKFRIKRYANRDTSSNLGMGLYVNYYNP; this is translated from the coding sequence ATGAAACATCAAAAATCCTCTCTATTTTCAACAGCTATAGCTGTTGCTTTCTTGGCCTCAGGTGGTTTATTGATGTTTAGCTCTGCTGCCAAGGCGGCAGAGGAAGAGGTGGTAGCTAAGAAGACTAGAGTGATTGCAGGGCAAGAATATACGTTCGTTAAATACGCAGATCGCAAGGGTAATATTCGCAGCGAAGTCCGTAATCCTCAGGGTTCTGTGATTAACGAAAAGGCCATACCTCAAGGCAAAACCTCCCCTGTAGAGCCTCGTGTTCTCAATTTGATGGCACAAGTGCAAAATAGTGGCCGAGAAGAAACCATCAAAATCAATGTGGCACTGAATCTGCCAGTAGAGGAAACTGAAATCTCCCCGGAAAGCGGTGAGGTAGAAAGCTTGAATAATACAATCGGACGTGTCGTGGTCAACGGCCGTGAAATATCAAAAGCTGAATTGAGGCAGCAAGCCCAAGAAAATACTCGCCTGCAACGTGGGCGGAGTTTGCAGATTGCCAGAATCCGCGGTGAAAAGCTATCAAAGTGGGCAAAACGCTATGGTTTGGAAAAGAAAGAAGGTATTCAAGCGGCCATTGCCCAGGGTCGCGCCGGAGTCACTCTCGATCTAACTGTGGCAGAGTTGAAAAAACTAATTGAGTCCCAAGATCCAATTATTGAAGGTATCGAGCTATTTGAAACTCCCAAAGATACTATTAGCCAAGCTATGGTTGCCACCAGTATCAGCAGTTCTGCTTTACCCTACAGCACTACTCGCGGCAATGGTATCGGTATTTACATGACAGAAAGCGGCTGTGCCGATCCCTCAAGGATCACAAACTATAATCGCCTCTCTGGGACTGAGACTGACCACTCTCGCAACGTAGGCGGAATCTTACGTGCAGTTTCTCCAGGCTCTTTTATCTATTGCCGTGGTAGTGCAGTGCTACCCCAGTCGGGTGACCTTGGTGGTGTTAACGGTAATCCAGCTATTCGTATTGTTACCCGTTCTAATGGAGGTAATGACACCACCAGTTACAACACTGTTGACCGAGATTGGGACAACTTTATCTACGACAATAATATTCCAGCGTTTCTCAGTGCTGGAAATAATGGCAATGGCACTGGTAATGTTGGCTCTCCGGCTAAAGGACTGAATGTGATTACTGTAGGTAACTACAATGATGCAAACGCGACCATTAGCAGTTCATCATCTTTTGTAGACCCCGAAACCCGTAACAGCAAGCCTGAAATTAGCGCCCCAGGTACTAATATCACGGCAGGTGGCTTCACTATGAGTGGTACGAGTATGTCTGCTCCCCATGCCGCAGCCTTCCTTGCAGATATGATGTCCGATGTGGCTGTCCTCCAAAATCGTCCCTATTTGGCAAAGGCTAATCTCTTAGCTGGTGCAACTGATGCTATCACTGGCGGCAGCGACAAGGTGGGTCTAGGGGGTATTGACTTTGCCAGCGCTCATTGGAGTGGCTACTGGAACTGGTACTACGGTAACAATAATTCGTTCACCTACTTTGATGAACAGGATGGTACAACAGACGGTTACGTTGAGAAGCTGATCTACATCTCTAACTCGTGGCCACAGGTAAAAACGGCGTTAAGCTGGTTAAATAGAGGTAATTATACTTATAGTCATCGTACAGATGCTCACCCTATTGGCATGGATTTAGACTTGCAAATATACGATCCTAACGGCAATTTTGTCGGTGGTTCCTATTCTTTCGATAACCCTTTTGAGTCTGTGAATTTTATCCCCACTACCTCCGGTTACTACAAGTTCAGAATTAAACGCTATGCCAATCGTGACACCAGTTCAAATTTGGGTATGGGATTATATGTAAACTATTATAATCCGTAA
- a CDS encoding sulfate/molybdate ABC transporter ATP-binding protein yields MGIVVENVSKNFGSFQAVDEVNLEIKSGSLVALLGPSGSGKSTLLRLIAGLEMPDRGKILLTGKDATYQSVQERNIGFVFQHYALFKHLNVRQNIAFGLEIRKAPAKKIKGRVDQLLELVQLSGLGDRYPSQLSGGQRQRVALARALAVEPNVLLLDEPFGALDAKVRKDLRAWLRRLHDEVHVTTVFVTHDQEEAMEVSDEVVVMNKGRVEQVGTPAEIYDNPATAFVMSFIGPVNVLSNTSKIFQSSGFDSSHSQVYLRPQDVMIERQANGTTAPATVTRLIHLGWEIQLELTLDDGQVVAAHLTRDRFNELQLQPQDRVYVKPKDARSFPLYYSI; encoded by the coding sequence GTGGGCATAGTAGTTGAGAATGTATCTAAAAATTTCGGAAGCTTTCAAGCGGTTGATGAGGTCAATCTCGAAATCAAGAGTGGTTCACTGGTGGCCTTATTGGGGCCATCAGGATCTGGTAAATCTACTTTGCTACGGTTAATTGCCGGATTGGAAATGCCAGATAGGGGCAAAATCTTGCTGACTGGTAAAGATGCTACATATCAAAGTGTCCAAGAGCGAAATATAGGATTTGTGTTTCAGCACTATGCCCTGTTTAAACATCTGAATGTCCGACAAAATATTGCCTTTGGTTTAGAAATTCGCAAAGCACCAGCTAAAAAGATTAAGGGGCGGGTAGATCAGTTACTAGAATTAGTCCAATTGAGTGGATTAGGCGATCGCTATCCATCACAACTGTCTGGTGGTCAACGACAACGGGTAGCATTAGCTAGGGCGCTGGCTGTAGAACCTAACGTATTATTACTAGATGAACCATTTGGCGCACTTGATGCTAAAGTCCGTAAGGATTTGCGGGCATGGTTACGCCGCCTCCATGATGAGGTTCACGTTACCACTGTTTTCGTCACCCACGACCAAGAAGAAGCGATGGAAGTTTCCGATGAAGTTGTGGTGATGAATAAAGGGCGAGTAGAACAAGTGGGAACACCAGCAGAAATTTACGACAATCCCGCCACGGCATTTGTCATGAGTTTCATTGGCCCTGTAAATGTCTTATCCAACACCTCCAAGATTTTCCAAAGTAGTGGCTTTGATTCTTCACATAGCCAAGTATATTTACGTCCTCAAGATGTGATGATCGAAAGACAGGCTAATGGTACGACTGCACCAGCTACAGTGACTCGGTTAATACATTTGGGTTGGGAAATTCAGCTAGAATTAACTTTGGATGATGGGCAAGTGGTGGCGGCACATTTAACACGCGATCGCTTTAACGAGTTACAGTTACAACCACAAGACCGGGTTTATGTCAAGCCCAAAGATGCGAGGTCTTTTCCCTTGTACTATTCTATTTAA